From a region of the Nitrospira sp. genome:
- a CDS encoding serine acetyltransferase has product MDVNALDGKETVTTTWNLDEIVTELRASREMAHNIRLHGRSCELPSRQALRSIVENLCAALFPTHYGRADLNETNIDYFVGHILNQTLSLLQDQIRKGLLFAAGPVELGQAPLDRRAAEMTGVFARQLPTIRALLFTDLQAAYQGDPAATSASEILLCYPGMTAVIYYRIAHALYDLGTPLVARLISDIAHSSTGIDIHPGAEIGSHFFIDHGTGVVIGETTVIGRRVRLYQAVTLGAKRFTEGEHGVLVKGESRHPIVEDDVVIYAGATVLGRITIGRGSVIGGNVWLTQSVPAGSEVVQAQMRTSAMIQPKALEQRIGQWTI; this is encoded by the coding sequence ATGGATGTCAACGCGCTGGATGGGAAAGAGACTGTGACGACAACCTGGAATCTCGACGAGATTGTGACGGAACTCCGAGCGTCGCGCGAAATGGCGCACAATATCAGGCTGCACGGACGGAGTTGCGAATTGCCGTCTCGGCAGGCGTTGCGGAGCATCGTGGAGAACCTATGCGCCGCATTGTTCCCGACCCACTACGGCCGTGCGGATTTGAACGAGACGAACATCGATTATTTTGTCGGGCACATCTTAAACCAAACCTTGTCTCTCTTGCAGGATCAAATCAGAAAAGGATTGCTGTTCGCCGCCGGCCCAGTCGAATTAGGACAAGCGCCGCTCGACCGTAGGGCTGCAGAAATGACCGGTGTCTTTGCGCGACAGCTCCCGACAATCCGGGCTCTCCTGTTCACTGATTTGCAGGCTGCCTATCAAGGCGATCCGGCGGCCACCAGCGCCTCTGAAATTCTGCTCTGCTATCCAGGCATGACCGCCGTGATCTATTACCGCATCGCGCATGCCTTGTATGATTTGGGCACGCCCCTGGTTGCTCGTTTGATTTCGGACATCGCGCATTCGTCCACCGGCATTGATATTCATCCAGGCGCTGAGATCGGCAGTCATTTTTTCATCGATCACGGAACCGGTGTGGTCATCGGTGAAACGACTGTCATCGGCCGGCGCGTCCGTCTCTATCAGGCTGTTACGCTCGGCGCGAAGCGCTTCACGGAGGGTGAACACGGCGTGCTCGTCAAGGGAGAATCTCGCCATCCGATCGTCGAGGACGACGTCGTCATCTACGCCGGGGCTACGGTCCTGGGACGGATCACGATCGGGCGAGGCTCGGTCATTGGGGGCAATGTGTGGCTGACGCAGAGCGTTCCGGCCGGCAGCGAAGTCGTTCAGGCGCAAATGCGTACGTCGGCGATGATCCAGCCAAAGGCGCTCGAGCAACGCATCGGGCAATGGACCATTTAA
- a CDS encoding metal-dependent hydrolase produces MASAFSHAFVALALGKAPQHPGMTPPVLLLGAVCSIVPDFDVIGFSFGIQYGDLWGHRGMTHSIFFAGLLSAALIGLFYRNRSA; encoded by the coding sequence ATGGCCTCTGCCTTCTCTCATGCGTTCGTCGCCCTGGCTTTGGGCAAAGCTCCTCAACATCCCGGCATGACTCCGCCTGTTTTGTTGCTGGGCGCGGTCTGCTCGATTGTTCCAGATTTCGATGTCATCGGCTTCTCCTTTGGCATCCAATACGGCGATCTTTGGGGGCATCGCGGCATGACGCATTCCATCTTCTTCGCCGGTTTGCTAAGCGCCGCCCTCATAGGTCTGTTCTACCGGAACAGATCAGCATAG
- a CDS encoding YHS domain-containing protein, protein MTPTSKTVKDPVCLMEIDPDEAVEREDYQNHQYYFCNAVCHSAFQLDPERYAKQTM, encoded by the coding sequence ATGACACCCACTTCCAAGACGGTTAAGGACCCGGTGTGCCTAATGGAGATCGATCCTGACGAGGCGGTCGAGCGGGAAGATTATCAGAACCACCAATATTACTTCTGCAACGCAGTTTGCCATAGCGCGTTTCAACTAGACCCCGAACGCTATGCGAAGCAAACTATGTGA
- a CDS encoding sigma-54-dependent Fis family transcriptional regulator yields MRSSATFPIQIDMAPNSHALDLSARASCLVFEDQASRSLLVEVQHIAPSDATVLIIGETGTGKELIARHIHELSNRRGGPFVAVNCAAISESLMESELFGHERGAFTGAVGDKAGWFEAAQGGSLFLDEIGDLPFLLQAKLLRVIQEREVVRVGSRRPISIDTRLIAATNVKLDEAASAGRFRSDLYYRLKVASIDLPPLRKRPGDIMPLVRHFLNLYGARLGYAKVELTPETVQILLSYPWPGNIRELENSIHHALLVCSGTSICPEDLRLPVSPPQESGTLEVALLPALESVLNHLFSSKNAVPDLYRSIDETVIRTAYGYCEENQLRTARLLGISRNVVRDRLIRYGMLGSQAVK; encoded by the coding sequence ATGCGCAGCTCTGCCACATTTCCGATTCAGATCGACATGGCCCCGAATTCGCATGCGCTGGATCTGTCCGCTCGTGCGAGTTGTTTGGTATTCGAGGACCAGGCTTCCAGGTCGCTTCTGGTTGAAGTTCAACATATCGCGCCTAGCGACGCGACGGTGCTCATCATCGGTGAGACCGGGACGGGCAAGGAGTTGATTGCCCGCCATATTCACGAATTGAGCAACCGCCGAGGTGGTCCATTCGTTGCGGTGAACTGTGCCGCCATCAGCGAGTCGCTCATGGAAAGTGAATTATTCGGTCATGAGCGCGGCGCCTTTACCGGCGCTGTCGGCGATAAAGCAGGATGGTTTGAAGCTGCTCAGGGGGGCTCATTATTCCTGGACGAGATCGGAGACCTTCCCTTCTTGTTGCAAGCCAAATTGCTGCGAGTGATCCAAGAACGGGAAGTCGTCCGTGTCGGTTCACGACGCCCTATTTCAATCGATACACGATTGATCGCTGCGACCAACGTGAAGCTCGACGAGGCCGCAAGTGCCGGCCGGTTTCGGAGCGATCTCTATTACCGGCTAAAAGTGGCATCGATTGATTTGCCTCCGCTCCGGAAACGTCCCGGAGATATCATGCCGCTGGTTCGGCATTTTTTGAATCTCTATGGGGCGAGACTCGGTTATGCCAAGGTTGAACTTACCCCTGAAACCGTGCAGATCCTCCTGTCGTATCCATGGCCTGGCAACATTCGTGAACTTGAAAACTCCATCCACCATGCGCTCCTCGTCTGCTCGGGGACGAGCATATGTCCAGAAGACCTGCGTCTGCCGGTTTCTCCTCCGCAGGAATCAGGGACGCTGGAGGTGGCGCTGCTGCCAGCGCTCGAATCGGTTCTGAACCATTTGTTCTCGAGCAAGAATGCCGTACCGGATCTGTATCGGTCGATTGATGAGACAGTCATTCGCACGGCGTATGGCTATTGTGAGGAAAATCAGCTTCGTACCGCGCGGCTTCTTGGCATCAGCAGAAATGTGGTTCGCGATCGCTTGATCCGGTACGGGATGCTCGGCTCTCAGGCCGTGAAATAA